gcagcttctctctctctgccccctaTGTTGGGCCAAAAAAACCACTAATGGCAGCTTTAAAGTCCTTAAAGTTCTTCAGTTTTTGCAGACGTAAATCCCAGTGGGTGTCACTCGCCGTAGCATCCTGGCTCACGCTCAGCTTGTTGTCGTCGTTGTTCTCCGTCTCTCCCCCCCCATCCAGGGCGTTCTGTCCAACATCTCATCCATCACAGACCTGGGGGGTCTGGACCCAGTCTGGCTCTTCATGGTGGTCGGAGGGGTCATGTTCATCCTGGGCTTCGCAGGATGCATCGGAGCGCTCCGGGAAAACACGTTTCTACTCAAGTTTGTAGGTTCCGtgatgcagatgatgatgaatgatgggGAAATGTACGGTTTCGCAAACGTCCTCAGTATCTGTCGTCTTCTGTTGTAGTTCTCCGTGTTTCTGGGCATCATCTTTTTCTTGGAGTTGACGACAGGAGTCCTGGCATTTGTCTTCAAGGATTGGATTAAAGACCAGCTCAACCTGttcatcaacaacaacatccGGGCGTACCGGGACGACATCGATCTACAGAACCTCATTGACTTCACTCAGGAATATGTAAGTTTAACAGAATAGCAGATAGTCGTTAAGAAATATATCGATTTACAGCTGCAGAGCTGAGAACTGATAGTTAAACAAAATGATATTCACACAGATTCTAGTTACTGGCaacttctgcttcttctgctctgtttgcttCTGTGATCTTAAACAATGAATACGTCAGCtagtttttctctcttctgcctcctcatcctcatctttgCCTGTATTTGATCACAGCTTTGGTTGTCTGTCAATAGTGCTGGCAGTGTACTCACCAGAGTAATCATAGCAGGGAAAGGAGCAGTCAGACAATTACACATTCAGAGCCAGAACCGTTTTGTTAGGAAGTCAAAGTGAGTGTGAATGTCATACTGAGATTCCACTGAGTGGTGTCATTAATGATGTTAACATGTTCCCACGTCTCGGCATCTCCAGCAGTAAATTACCTACATCTCAGCAGTACTTACACGTGCAGCGGTGGTGGATGCAACTAAGTACATTTAGTCAAGCACTGAAGTACTGAGCTGAGGTACTAGAGTATTTCTGCTGATTAATCCTCCAGTACACTTTTTACTTGATCTAATCAACAAATACATCCTGAGGTATCGTTAAACACTCAGCTACGCAGCATATAGAGAAACAGAATTAGCATGACTTCTCAAAcaaagaagggaggagaggaatcATTTATTAAAGGTAACGTAACATAAGTAAACATGTCAGTAATCAGTGGGCTGGTGTTCAGTGCTAACCTaaaccatccatccactgtctataGCGCTTATTCttaatcccagctgacattggacTGATCACCagtcaataatcaatcaatcaatctttatttacacacagagacagacaaccactcacacctacaggcgatgtagagtcaccagttaagctgcatgtgtctgtactgtgggaggaagctggagaacccaGAGGAAGCCCACAGTCATGGGGAGAACACACAGACTCCACACACCTACAGGCTCCAGGCTCAAAGAGCAAACTACATTTCTTAACCTAAACCTAGTCTAAACCAACCAAAACCAAGAAGACCCCAAGCTGGGGGCCTGTAGGGCTCATGGTGTTGTCCATCAGCACCATTAAAGCCATGCTCACACTGACTGTGTTCATAATTAAAATAGAATTATTGCAATAGATAATACTTCTAATAATACTTCTCATAATCTAattgtataatatataaatcGTCTGACATGGCCTTTCTCTATAAAATACATGTAGCTTCTAATCCTTTTCTACTTCTACTGGTACCAGAGTATTTATCTCTTTAACACAGTGCCTGGCCAGCAGCCCTGTGAAGAAGGTTATGTAAGGTCATGCAAGATCTAGTCGTTTTCATCAAGTCCGCTTGTGGTGGTGCGTTTAATATTGTCCACAAATAGAGGAAATGTTGATGTAAAGGGCCCTTTGACGTGTTTTGTCCTCTCTGGCTGGCTGCAGTGGGAGTGCTGCGGGGCGTTTGGAGCGGATGACTGGAACCTGAACATCTACTTTAACTGCACTGATGGGAACCCCAGTCGGGAAAAGTGTGGCGTTCCCTTCTCCTGCTGCACCAAGGACCCGGCGGTACGAGCCCCTCActctgcacgcacacacacacacgctttatGGAATGGCTTCATAAGGGGCCGTTCCAATGTCGCGTCTAAAGACACCTGGAAAACACCGTCCGAGGGGATCGTGCTGCTGTCACTGTCGCTGCTGCCGTTACTAAGCAACTAGAGAGTTACTCACACGCACAAATCACAAGTGGTGTGTGGCGATCTGTTAGTTTGGCGGCTTCACTGCTCAGTTTGtctgtagaaaagaaaaaaaaaagaatgattttGCAGCCAGATGTTGCAAAAAAACTAATGTGCGCTGTGGTTAAAGTTTCTTCCTTCTGATCGCAGGAGGACGTAATAAACACCCAGTGTGGATACGACGTTCGAGCTAAACCAGTAAGTAACgtgactcactcactctttcACGTCTCCCACACCTGCCCCAGTAGTGTGTAAAGCTACTGATAGCCGTAATTAAGTCTCCCAGAAAGAACAGCAATTCTTCAAGCTTTTCCAAAGTCAGATCAAAAGATGGAAATCAAAAAAAGTCACGTCACCCATGTGTCCAGTGCAGTTTTTACCACTGTAACACACGACGACAGATGAGTGCAGTCAGAATGAGAATGTTAAGGTGACTCCTGGAGATGCTGTTCTCGCAGGACTCCGAGCAGAAGGACTACATCAACGTGAAAGGCTGCGTGCCGCAGTTTGAGAAGTGGCTGCAGGacaacctcaccttggtggCCGGGATCTTTATAGGAGTTGCGCTACTGCAGGCCAGTCCCTTTCATGTGTTTAACCCTCACAGCGGctgacaaaagacaaaagattgGAAACCAAACTATCATTCCGTTTctcgttttttttaaaactgtctaATGGTTTTTTTCCTTCGTCCACAGATTTTTGGGATCTGTTTGGCCCAGAACTTAGTGAGTGACATTGAAGCTGTGCAGGCAAGCTGGTGAGAAACTGCTCTTTGTTCTTAGTGCTTCAGTTCATG
The sequence above is a segment of the Pempheris klunzingeri isolate RE-2024b chromosome 23, fPemKlu1.hap1, whole genome shotgun sequence genome. Coding sequences within it:
- the tspan5a gene encoding LOW QUALITY PROTEIN: tetraspanin-5a (The sequence of the model RefSeq protein was modified relative to this genomic sequence to represent the inferred CDS: substituted 2 bases at 2 genomic stop codons), producing the protein MSGNHFKGHEVSCCIKYFIFGFNIMFWLLGMALVGIGLWAWSEKGVLSNISSITDLGGLDPVWLFMVVGGVMFILGFAGCIGALRENTFLLKFFSVFLGIIFFLELTTGVLAFVFKDWIKDQLNLFINNNIRAYRDDIDLQNLIDFTQEYWECCGAFGADDWNLNIYFNCTDGNPSREKCGVPFSCCTKDPAEDVINTQCGYDVRAKPDSEQKDYINVKGCVPQFEKWLQDNLTLVAGIFIGVALLQASPFHVFNPHSGXQKTKDWKPNYHSVSRFFXNCLMVFFLRPQIFGICLAQNLVSDIEAVQASWVPPPLSMRRLPPHSSKKASAYHS